From Caldanaerobius fijiensis DSM 17918:
TATTATGGTAGAATGAGCATGGAAGGATGATAAAATGTTAAAATATATCCTTGCCTTTGTTATCGCGTTTTTATTGACATGCGTATTTACACCTCTTGCAAAGAAAATTGCATATGCGATTGGCGCTATCGACGTGCCTAAGGATGAGAGGAGGGTACATAAAAAGCCTGTACCTTTATTGGGTGGCCTTTCTATCTATTTGTCTTTTTTAGTGGGGGCTATTATTTTTGTGCCTAAAAACTCTCATATATTAGGATTATTGATTGGTTCGACAATAATAATTATCGTAGGCGTTTTGGATGACAAATATGAACTCAGTGCTATTGCTAAATTATTTGGACAGATAATGGCTGCGGTAGTGGTCATGGTGTACGGGATGAGGATAAATGTCATTTCTAATCCGTTTGGAGATAGTATAAATCTTGGACTTTGGGCTTATCCTATTACCTTGATATGGATTGTGGCTATAACCAATACTTTAAATCTTATAGATGGATTGGACGGGCTGGCGGCCGGCGTTGCAGGCATTGCGTCATTTTTCTTATTTATTGTTTCCCTTCTCAATAGCAGGGATATAGCGGCAATTTTGACGATTATCACAGCGGGTTCTGCATTGGGATTTTTGCCTTTCAATTTTAATCCGGCGAAGATATTCATGGGAGATACAGGGGCATTGTTGTTGGGCTTTATACTTTCGGTCATATCGGTGGAAGGAGCCATAAAGGGAGCAGCAGCTATAGCTATAATCGTACCTGTACTGGTTTTGGGCCTGCCGATATTTGATATGATAGTTTCTATTATCAGGAGAAGTATAAAGGGAATGCCCATCATGCAGGCGGACAAAGGACATATTCACCATAGACTTCTAGATATGGGCATGAGCCAGAGGCGGGCTGTTATCTATATGTATATTATTTGTATAGTGCTAGGTATAAGTGCCATTGTCGTCAGTGCTGGGAATACACTGACAGGTATTCTGGTCATTTCATTGGTGATTTTGCTGGCGATGATTTTGACAAAGCGCATGAATCTTATAGGTCTAAACGATGATAGGTATAGAGGTATAACGAGGTAGATGGAGGATTATAATGCTAAAAATTATAAGTGTCTTTGGGACCAGACCTGAAGCGATAAAGATGGCGCCATTGATAAAAGAATTAGATGGCAATACTGATATAAATTCAAAGGTATGTGTTACGGCTCAGCACAGGGATATGCTTGATCAGGTTTTGAACTATTTTGATATAAAGCCTGATTATGATTTGAATATCATGAGCTCAAGGCAGACATTATCACAGATTACATCAAGGGTGTTGCTGGGCATGGATGATGTACTGGAAAGAGAGAAACCTGATCTGGTACTGGTCCATGGAGATACCACGACCACCTTTGCAGCTGCTCTTTCGGCGTATTATCATAAGGTGATGGTGGGCCACGTGGAAGCGGGGTTGAGGACCCACGACAAATTTTTCCCATACCCTGAAGAAATGAACAGGAGGCTTACAGCTCCATTGGCTGATATGCATTTTGCGCCTACGGCGTCTGCCAAAGCAAATCTCTTGGACGAAGGAATTGCTGAGGGCAGTATTTACGTGACGGGTAATACGGTTATTGATGCTCTCAAGTGGACAGTAAAAGAGGGACACTTATTTGAAAACCAGGCTTTAAATGATGTTGATTATAAATCCTACAGGGTTATAACCATGACGGCTCACAGGAGAGAAAATTGGGGTAAGCCTCTTGAGAACATATGTTATGCCGTACTGGATATTGTGCAAAGGTATAAAGATGTTTTAGTGATATACCCTGTTCATTTAAATCCTGCTGTGAGGGATGTGGTCTTTAAGATCCTAGGTTCTGCTGAGCGGGTTATGCTTTTAGACCCGTTGAGCATGGTGGATATGCACAACCTCATTAAGCGCTCCTATTTTGTGATGACGGATTCAGGTGGGCTTCAGGAAGAGGTGCCGTCACTGGGCAAGCCTGTTCTGGTTTTGCGGGATGTTACTGAGAGACCTGAGGCAGTAGAGGCCGGAACGGTGAGGTTGGTGGGAACGGAAAAAGAAGTGATAGTCAAAAATGTTATGAAATTGCTTGATGATCAAGCTGAATACGCCAGGATGGCTAATGCCATTAATCCATATGGAGATGGATATGCCTCAAAGCGTATTGTACAGGCGATAAAATATAAATTCGGGCTAACAGCTGAAAAGCCAGAGGAATTTATGCCGCAGGTTTAATAATGCGGCATTTTGCTATTGTTGAGGGGAGATGCGTTATGAGGTACAGAGTGGAGCATGACTTATTAGGTGAGATGGAGGTGCCTGAAGAGGCTTATTATGGCATAAATACCCTGAGGGCTGCTTATAATTTCCCCATAACCGGCAGGCCTGTCCACAGGGAATTGATAAAGGCTATGGTTATGGTAAAAAAAGCAGCTGCCATGGCCAATATGAAGCTGGGATTGCTCAAAAGAGAGATTGGAAATGCAATAATAACAGCATGCGATAGGATACTTGCAGGTGAGTTTGCTGATCAGTTTATAGTGGATAGGATTCAGGGTGGTGCCGGAACATCTACTAATATGAATGTAAATGAAGTTATTGCCAATGTGGCTATAGAGCAGCTGAAAGGACACAAAGGCGATTATAGTTTGGTGCACCCTATTAACCACGTCAATTTGTCTCAATCTACCAATGATGTATACCCTACGGCTCTTAGAATTGCGGCTATAAACCTTTTAAAGCCGCTCAGTGAAGAATTCGCTGATTTGCAGGAGGCTTTACAACAAAAAGAAAACCAATTTTCTTCGGTAATTAAGATGGGCAGGACAGAACTTCAAGACGCTGTACCCATCATGCTGGGACAGGAGTTTGGAGCATACGCTCAGGCCATAGCCAGGGATCGCTGGAGGCTTTACAAGGTTGAGGAAAGGCTGAGGCAGGTTCCCTTAGGTGGGACGGCTGTAGGAACAGGCCTTAACGCAGATGTCCGTTATATATACATGGTTATTGATATTTTAAGAGATCTAACAGGCCTGGGTCTTGCTAGAGCGGAATACATGATGGATGGAATACAAAATGCTGATGTGTTTGTAGAGGTATCAGGGCTTTTAAAGTCTGCAGCGGTGAATTTGAGCAAGATAGCCAGCGATCTCAGGCTTATGTCGTCAGGGCCTGAGTGCGGGTTTGGAGAGATAAAGCTGCCTGCTATGCAGGCGGGATCGTCTATAATGCCGGGAAAAGTAAATCCCATAATACCTGAGATGATAAATATGGTGGCGTATCAGGTAATTGGCAATGACCTTACCATTACTATGGCGGCCGAAGCGGGGCAGCTGGAGCTCAATGCTATGATGCCGCTTATTGCGTCAAATCTTCTGGATTCTATTGAGATGATGACAAATGCCGTAAGGGTTTTTATAGAAAGGTGTATATCAGGGATTGAAGCTGATGTGGAGAGATGCCACAGATATGTATTTGAGAGCGTGGGTCTGGTGACAGCATTAACACCATACATTGGTTATGATAATGCTACAAGGGTGGCTTCAGTGTGTAGGGAGACCAATAAATCTGTAAAACAAGTGGTTCTTGAGATGGGCCTTATGGGCAAAGAAGAACTGGAGAAGGCGCTTAATCCTTATGAGATGACAAAACCAGGGATCAAAGTGATTAATGGATAAAGTATCAAGAGGTGATGATTATGAATGCAACGCCAAAATCGGAAAGGCTGCATATCGCCATATTTGGGAGAAGAAATGCTGGTAAATCCAGTATCATAAATGCGCTTACCAATCAAAATGTAGCACTGGTTTCTGATGTAGCCGGCACCACAACGGACCCGGTGTATAAGGCTATGGAGCTATTACCTATCGGCCCTGTGGTATTTATTGATACGGCGGGCATTGATGATGTGGGCGAATTGGGTCAAATGAGGGTAAAAAAGACCTATGAGGTATTAAACAAAACGGATCTAGCTGTATTGGTTGTGGATTCATCAACAGGGATTGGCGATTACGAGAAGGAGCTTTTGAATAAAATAAGGGAGAAAAAAGTGCCGGTGGTCGGTGTTATCAATAAAACCGATCTGCATAATATATCTGACGAAGTACTTAAAGCGTGGGAGAAAGATCTGGGCATCAATTTCGTCAGGGTGAGTGCGGTTTCCAAAAGCGGCATAAGCAATTTAAAAAGGGCTATTGTAGTCAATGCACCTTACGATGATACGGAGATGAGCATAGTAGGAGATCTAGTACGGGATGGCCAGATAGCTGTTCTGGTGGTTCCTATAGATAAAGCGGCTCCTAAAGGTAGGTTGATATTGCCGCAACAGCAGGTCATAAGGGATCTGCTGGATCACGATGCCATTGCCGTGGTAACAAAAGAGCATGAGTTAAAGAGAACGCTGGAGAGTCTTAATCAGAAACCTGCTTTGGTGATAACCGATTCTCAGGCATTTTTAAAAGTAGATGCTGACACCCCCAAAGATATTCCGATGACATCATTTTCCATACTTTTTGCCCGCTATAAAGGGGATTTGAATCAGCTGGTAGCGGGTGCCAAAGCTATTGAGGCCCTCAAGCCTGGCGATAAGGTTCTTATAGCGGAAGCTTGTACCCATCACAGACAGTCCGATGATATTGCCACAGTAAAGATACCCAGGTGGTTGAGGCAGCTTGTAGGTGGTGATCTTGAATTCCACTGGGTTAGTGGAGGGGATTTTCCGGACAACCTGCAGGAGTACAGGCTCATCGTGCACTGTGGCGGCTGTATGATCAACAGGAGAGAGATGATGTACAGGCTTTCGGTAGCGGCTGAAAAGGGTGTGCCTATAGTAAATTATGGCGTACTTATAGCTTACGTGATGGGTGTTCTGGATAGGGCATTGGATCCATTTCCGTTGGCCAGTATGACTTTTAAGGGACTGATTTGAAATTTGGGGTAGCCATAGACTTAAAGCTTGTGAAAGGAGCGATGGAGATTAATAACAGGAATTTCCTTTATTACGCCGGACTTTTTTCATATATAGGTTTTGCTATTGCTATACCGATCATTGGTGGAACACTACTAGGGTATTACATTGATGAGAGGTTTGGCAGGGGTCATATATTTATTTTTGTGTTTTTGATATTAGGGCTTATAGATGGTTTTTACAATATGATAAGAATTGCTCTCAGAAGTTCAGGAATGAGAAAAAAGCGCTAAACTTAGCGCTTTTTTTAAATGTAGATTATTAAATTATTATGCTATAATAAAACTAAGGGGGAAAGGGGGAATTCTATATGGACGAAAATGGTATAAGCGTGAGGGAGTTGCTGAAAGAAACGGCAATCGCTTTCATAATTCTTTCTTTATATTTTTTGCTGACGGGTAAGCATGCGCTATTTTATGGATTTGCTATAGGTCATGGAATGTATATGGCAGGTATTTATCACCTTGCACACATTACAGCCCATGTTTTGTCATTGCATGCTATTCACGTATCTGTGGCTAAACCATTGGCTTTTCTGAGTTTTGGTATGAGATACGGGGTTGCTGCAATCATTTTAATTCTCATTATAAATCACGATTTAGAGATGTTTTACGGTGCTTTAATAGGCATTGTTCTGGTGATATTGATAATAGTTATGGATAGCATTGTTTGTTATGTAAGAAATTATATAAATGCGATGATGCAATGAAGCCAAATTTTGTGTTATAGATTTTATATCGGTGTATAAAATTGGGCGATGATGTCAATAATTATAAATGTAAGCGGCAAGTACACAGGTGAATTTATTCTCCCCCTTGTAAATTTGCCTACCTTGCCGCTATATTTTTGACCTTGGAGGTGTGTTATTTTGGTAAAAAAGATTATTATAGGAATAATGATTTTGATATTTATAATTTTGGGTTATAATCCGGTTATGTCTTATGAGAACAAACCGATGGAGGAGTCGGTTCAAAAAGCATTTAGATACAGTGGCGCGAAAATCAATACGATTAACATCAATGGGTGGGCTATTGTTCAGGAGAAATTTATTGGTATAGATCTCATGAAAAAATGGATAGAGGATATCAGAAAGGAATTGAATCTTGAGAATGTGAAATTAACTGAAAAAGACTATAATACATTTAGAGAAGTAAAGATGGAATACTCAGGTGATGAAAAGAGGGTAGTTGTGATATTTCAGTCGTTACATGAAGATGTTCCACAGACCTATTTAATAGTGGATGAGTACTTGGATGACTTTCAGTATATAAATGATAAAACCGATATAGAAAGGGTATTTGAAAATTACAACAAAAAACCGGAAATTTCAATACTCTGTGAAGGAACCTTTGACGGACGAAAATCTTATAATGAATTAGAAGCAATAAAAAATAAGGTAATCAATTCAATACATGGGTCAGTAATAAATGAAGGCTATTACGGCAATTTTATAAGCACAACAGCTTATTCGCCAGAAATAAAAGAATATATCGCGATAGGTGGTGAGAAAATAAATATAAATGTGGCTTTAAGATACAGCAGTTATGATGATAAAACTCATATTTATATTGGTTCGCCCATTATCACAAGTGAATATTGAAGGAGTTGAGGAGGTGTGGCCAGATTAATAGTAGAAAAAAGCCCACCATTAAAAGGTCATGTAAAGGTGAGCGGTGCTAAAAATTCTGTACTTCCGATTATGGCAGCGTCGCTAATGAGCGAAGGAAATATTGTGTTACAAGATATACCCAATCTTGAAGATGTGGATGTCATGAAAGATGTGCTTGATGCCATCGGCAGTCAGGTGCAGTATAAAGGAAGAGGAATTATCGAGATTATCACTCCAAGGATTTTAACGTGTGAAGCTCCCAATGATTTGGTAAAAAAGATGAGAGCGTCTTTTCTCATCATGGGTGCTTTACTGGCCAGAACAGGAAGGGCCAGAATGTATATGCCTGGTGGTTGCAATATAGGGGTAAGGCCTGTGGACCTGCATTTAAAAGGTTTTTCAGCCTTAGGTACAGAAATAATACAGGAGCACGGATATATAGAAGCCAGGGCTAAGAAATTAAGAGGGACGACTATATACCTTGATTTCCCCAGCGTGGGAGCTACCGAGAACATAATGATGGCAGCATGTTTTGCTGAAGGTCAAACAGTGATAGAGAATGCTGCGGAAGAGCCTGAGATTGTGGATCTGGCCAATTTTTTAAATAAAATGGGAGCAAAGATAAAAGGTGCGGGTACAGATACGATTAAAATAGAAGGTGTGAAGCAGTTAGGCTCTGCCGAACATAGAGTTATTCCTGATCGGATTGAAGTTGGTACATTTATGGCGGCGGGAGCTATTACGGGTGGAGATATTGTAATTGACAATGTCATCATGGATCATGTGGTTTCAATAGCGGCTAAGCTTAAAGAGGCTGGGGTAGAGATAATACCCTATGGTAATTCGGTCAGAGTAAGAAGTGATGGCTGCTTAAAAGCTACGGATGTAAAAACACTTCCGTATCCTGGATTTCCAACAGATATGCAGGCTCCATTTATGGCTTTGATGAGTGTTGCCAGAGGCAACAGCATAATTATTGAAACGATATTTGAAAATCGCTTTTTACATGTGGAAGAATTAAAAAGGATGGGAGCAAAGATCAAGATCGAAGGCCGCAGCGCCATTGTTGAAGGCGTTCCAAAATTGACAGGGGCTCAGGTGAAAGTTACTGACTTGAGAGCAGGGGCAGCACTGGTATTGGCTGGCCTTGTAGCTGAAGGAAAGTCAGAAATAACCGATATATTTCACATAGATAGAGGGTATGAGAGACTTGAGGAAAAGTTAAAGGGGTTGGGCGCAATCATAAATCGTGTCCAGGATTAGTGAGTACAGTACAAAGACAAGGGCTTATCGTTGTACAGGCCCTTTTTTTGTTGTATAC
This genomic window contains:
- a CDS encoding YwmB family TATA-box binding protein, which produces MVKKIIIGIMILIFIILGYNPVMSYENKPMEESVQKAFRYSGAKINTININGWAIVQEKFIGIDLMKKWIEDIRKELNLENVKLTEKDYNTFREVKMEYSGDEKRVVVIFQSLHEDVPQTYLIVDEYLDDFQYINDKTDIERVFENYNKKPEISILCEGTFDGRKSYNELEAIKNKVINSIHGSVINEGYYGNFISTTAYSPEIKEYIAIGGEKININVALRYSSYDDKTHIYIGSPIITSEY
- a CDS encoding AtpZ/AtpI family protein; this encodes MKFGVAIDLKLVKGAMEINNRNFLYYAGLFSYIGFAIAIPIIGGTLLGYYIDERFGRGHIFIFVFLILGLIDGFYNMIRIALRSSGMRKKR
- the murA gene encoding UDP-N-acetylglucosamine 1-carboxyvinyltransferase, which encodes MARLIVEKSPPLKGHVKVSGAKNSVLPIMAASLMSEGNIVLQDIPNLEDVDVMKDVLDAIGSQVQYKGRGIIEIITPRILTCEAPNDLVKKMRASFLIMGALLARTGRARMYMPGGCNIGVRPVDLHLKGFSALGTEIIQEHGYIEARAKKLRGTTIYLDFPSVGATENIMMAACFAEGQTVIENAAEEPEIVDLANFLNKMGAKIKGAGTDTIKIEGVKQLGSAEHRVIPDRIEVGTFMAAGAITGGDIVIDNVIMDHVVSIAAKLKEAGVEIIPYGNSVRVRSDGCLKATDVKTLPYPGFPTDMQAPFMALMSVARGNSIIIETIFENRFLHVEELKRMGAKIKIEGRSAIVEGVPKLTGAQVKVTDLRAGAALVLAGLVAEGKSEITDIFHIDRGYERLEEKLKGLGAIINRVQD
- the wecB gene encoding non-hydrolyzing UDP-N-acetylglucosamine 2-epimerase, which translates into the protein MLKIISVFGTRPEAIKMAPLIKELDGNTDINSKVCVTAQHRDMLDQVLNYFDIKPDYDLNIMSSRQTLSQITSRVLLGMDDVLEREKPDLVLVHGDTTTTFAAALSAYYHKVMVGHVEAGLRTHDKFFPYPEEMNRRLTAPLADMHFAPTASAKANLLDEGIAEGSIYVTGNTVIDALKWTVKEGHLFENQALNDVDYKSYRVITMTAHRRENWGKPLENICYAVLDIVQRYKDVLVIYPVHLNPAVRDVVFKILGSAERVMLLDPLSMVDMHNLIKRSYFVMTDSGGLQEEVPSLGKPVLVLRDVTERPEAVEAGTVRLVGTEKEVIVKNVMKLLDDQAEYARMANAINPYGDGYASKRIVQAIKYKFGLTAEKPEEFMPQV
- a CDS encoding glycosyltransferase family 4 protein; the encoded protein is MLKYILAFVIAFLLTCVFTPLAKKIAYAIGAIDVPKDERRVHKKPVPLLGGLSIYLSFLVGAIIFVPKNSHILGLLIGSTIIIIVGVLDDKYELSAIAKLFGQIMAAVVVMVYGMRINVISNPFGDSINLGLWAYPITLIWIVAITNTLNLIDGLDGLAAGVAGIASFFLFIVSLLNSRDIAAILTIITAGSALGFLPFNFNPAKIFMGDTGALLLGFILSVISVEGAIKGAAAIAIIVPVLVLGLPIFDMIVSIIRRSIKGMPIMQADKGHIHHRLLDMGMSQRRAVIYMYIICIVLGISAIVVSAGNTLTGILVISLVILLAMILTKRMNLIGLNDDRYRGITR
- a CDS encoding aspartate ammonia-lyase, whose protein sequence is MRYRVEHDLLGEMEVPEEAYYGINTLRAAYNFPITGRPVHRELIKAMVMVKKAAAMANMKLGLLKREIGNAIITACDRILAGEFADQFIVDRIQGGAGTSTNMNVNEVIANVAIEQLKGHKGDYSLVHPINHVNLSQSTNDVYPTALRIAAINLLKPLSEEFADLQEALQQKENQFSSVIKMGRTELQDAVPIMLGQEFGAYAQAIARDRWRLYKVEERLRQVPLGGTAVGTGLNADVRYIYMVIDILRDLTGLGLARAEYMMDGIQNADVFVEVSGLLKSAAVNLSKIASDLRLMSSGPECGFGEIKLPAMQAGSSIMPGKVNPIIPEMINMVAYQVIGNDLTITMAAEAGQLELNAMMPLIASNLLDSIEMMTNAVRVFIERCISGIEADVERCHRYVFESVGLVTALTPYIGYDNATRVASVCRETNKSVKQVVLEMGLMGKEELEKALNPYEMTKPGIKVING
- the hydF gene encoding [FeFe] hydrogenase H-cluster maturation GTPase HydF, which encodes MNATPKSERLHIAIFGRRNAGKSSIINALTNQNVALVSDVAGTTTDPVYKAMELLPIGPVVFIDTAGIDDVGELGQMRVKKTYEVLNKTDLAVLVVDSSTGIGDYEKELLNKIREKKVPVVGVINKTDLHNISDEVLKAWEKDLGINFVRVSAVSKSGISNLKRAIVVNAPYDDTEMSIVGDLVRDGQIAVLVVPIDKAAPKGRLILPQQQVIRDLLDHDAIAVVTKEHELKRTLESLNQKPALVITDSQAFLKVDADTPKDIPMTSFSILFARYKGDLNQLVAGAKAIEALKPGDKVLIAEACTHHRQSDDIATVKIPRWLRQLVGGDLEFHWVSGGDFPDNLQEYRLIVHCGGCMINRREMMYRLSVAAEKGVPIVNYGVLIAYVMGVLDRALDPFPLASMTFKGLI